A region from the Lolium perenne isolate Kyuss_39 chromosome 4, Kyuss_2.0, whole genome shotgun sequence genome encodes:
- the LOC127293829 gene encoding LOW QUALITY PROTEIN: calcium-transporting ATPase 3, plasma membrane-type-like (The sequence of the model RefSeq protein was modified relative to this genomic sequence to represent the inferred CDS: substituted 1 base at 1 genomic stop codon) produces MASSAGTPSDGGGDRPWQSYHTAYTNAKAGMEGVDKEKVQRVIYEMSKGSKYFENEQKKEAITKLKIEHLRAQCAKLTDNDISHFQKVAEKKILELEASRDLSKIWLHTDMDAFYAAVETLENPSLKGKPLAVGSMSMIATASYEARKFGVRAAMPGFIGCKLCPDLVFVRPNFERYTHYSGLARKVFERYDPNFFATSLDEAYLDITEVCIERGITGEEVASELRGAVHQETGLTCSAGVAPNRMIAKVCSDINKPNGQFILPNDRDAVTTFVSTLPIRKIGGIGKVTEQMLHQVLGISTCQEMLQKAAFLCALFSEGSTDFFLSVGLGLGGTETPEHRLRKSMSCERTFSATDDSSLLFEKLDNLAENLADDMQKECLKGRTLTLKLKTAAFEVRTRAATAPNYISSKEDILIYAKKLLKAELPLSLRLMGLRMSHFHGEKDDSTSPTQRTLDRFFHSSENNSNTNGTNGASSTDASGGNNYCNDVTTKDEFSVHDNEKLSVPEGTVSSNMKVTQIEKFEESANCKAPASSSKPDQHFWLDGYICSLCGFELPPCFEEERQEHSDFHLAEMLQKEDAADSQGLLSKERLAERPCSTTPTQKKRLKSSKEGKHIPIDSFFLKCNKKVIILVPTLSYXLGETYVYELQEKLQVAVFASKATVQLENGLSLQSQYVVPEDVKAAGFQIDADELTSIVESRDTERLTVHGQLDGIADKLATSLTDGISTHEDLLNRRQEIYGVNKFAESEVRSLWEFVWEALQDTTLIILAACALVSLAVGVATEGWLNGSHDGIGIIASILLVVSVTATSNYQQSLQFRDLDKEKRKILVQVTRNGFRQRILIDDLLPGDVVHLSVGDQVPADGLFISGFSVLVDESSLTGESEPVDVNEDKPFLVSGTKVLDGSGQMLVTAVGMRTQWGKLMAALTEGGNDETPLQVKLGGVANIIGKVGLFFAVLTFIVLSQELIGQKYHDGLLLSWSGDDALEILNHFAVAVTIVVVAVPEGLPLAVTLSLAYAMEKMMNDKALVRQLAACETMGSATVICSDKTGTLTSNRMTVVKACICGNTMEVNDPLSTSELPQVAVETLLESIFNNTSGDVVINQDGKQDIIGTPTEAALLEFALSLGGNYKQKRQETKIIKVEPFSSAKKRMSVILELPGERYHAHCKGASEIVLAACDRFIDDRGTIVPLDRETANKFSDIIESFSSEALRTLCLAYRVLEDGATHEEIPPQGYTFIGIVGIKDPVRPGVRESVASCRSAGIAVKMVTGDNINTAKAIARECGILTDDGLAIEGAEFREKSPKELLELIPKMQVLARSSPLDKHTLVKHLRTTFNEVVAVTGDGTNDAPALREADIGLAMGIAGTEVAKESADVIILDDNFSTIVTVAKWGRSVYINIQKFVQFQLTVNIVALLVNFSSACFTGDAPLTAVQLLWVNMIMDTLGALALATEPPNDNLMEKAPVGRTGKFITNVMWRNILGQSLYQFTVLWYLQSQGRFVFGLEGSESDTVLNTIIFNTFVFCQVFNEVSSREMEEINVLKGLSENSIFVGVLTGTVIFQFILVQFLGDFANTTPLTQLQWLICVLFGFLGMPVAAAIKLISVEPHSEDDGYGKS; encoded by the exons ATGGCGTCTTCGGCGGGGACTCCGTCGGACGGCGGAGGGGATAGGCCGTGGCAGTCTTACCACACCGCCTACACCAACGCCAAAGCGG GAATGGAGGGAGTTGACAAGGAGAAGGTGCAGAGGGTGATCTATGAAATGAGCAAGGGTTCAAAATATTTTGAGAATGAGCAGAAGAAGGAGGCAATTACCAAGCTAAAAATTGAGCATCTGCGTGCTCAGTGTGCAAAGTTAACTGATAATGACATATCACATTTTCAGAAG GTTGCTGAAAAGAAAATTTTAGAGTTGGAAGCTTCACGAGATCTTTCAAAGATATGGCTTCACACTGACATGGATGCCTTCTATGCTGCTGTTGAGACATTAGAAAATCCATCCCTGAAGGGAAAACCTTTGGCAGTAGGTAGCATGTCTATGATAGCTACTGCCAGTTATGAG GCGCGTAAATTTGGAGTCCGTGCAGCAATGCCTGGTTTTATTGGATGTAAACTGTGTCCTGACTTGGTTTTCGTCCGTCCCAATTTTGAGAGATACACTCACTATAGTGGATTAGCAAGAAAAG TTTTTGAAAGATATGATCCCAACTTCTTCGCAACAAGTCTAGATGAAGCATACCTAGATATTACAGAAGTCTGCATTGAGAGAGGCATTACAGGCGAGGAG GTTGCTTCTGAGCTTAGGGGCGCTGTTCACCAAGAAACTGGTCTAACGTGTAGTGCTGGTGTTGCTCCAAACCGCATGATTGCAAAG GTTTGCTCTGATATTAACAAGCCTAATGGGCAATTTATTTTGCCAAATGACCGGGATGCTGTGACGACATTTGTGTCAACTTTACCTATAAGAAAG ATAGGTGGTATAGGCAAGGTAACAGAACAGATGTTACATCAGGTTCTTGGAATTAGTACATGCCAGGAGATGCTACAAAAGGCTGCTTTCTTATGTGCTCTTTTTTCAGAAGGCTCAACTG ATTTCTTTCTTTCGGTTGGCCTTGGATTAGGAGGTACAGAAACTCCTGAGCATAGGCTAAGGAAAAGTATGAGTTGCGAGCGAACTTTCTCTGCGACAGATGATTCTTCTTTGCTATTCGAGAAGTTAG aTAATCTCGCTGAAAATTTAGCTGATGACATGCAAAAGGAGTGCTTGAAGGGAAGGACACTAACACTCAAACTAAAAACTGCAGCTTTTGAG GTTAGGACGAGAGCAGCAACTGCACCGAACTATATCAGCTCCAAGGAAGACATTCTGATCTACGCTAAGAAGTTGCTTAAGGCTGAACTGCCTCTTTCTCTGAGATTGATGG GGTTGCGAATGTCTCACTTTCACGGTGAGAAGGATGATTCGACCAGCCCAACACAAAGGACACTAGATCGTTTTTTCCATTCGTCAGAAAATAACTCAAATACCAATGGAACAAATGGTGCAAGTTCCACTGATGCCTCAGGAGGGAATAACTATTGTAATGATGTGACAACGAAGGATGAGTTTTCGGTACATGATAATGAGAAATTATCTGTTCCAGAAGGTACTGTCTCAAGCAATATGAAG GTTACACAGATTGAGAAGTTTGAGGAGTCGGCCAACTGCAAAGCTCCCGCTTCATCGAGTAAACCTGATCAGCATTTCTGGCTTGATGGCTATATATGTTCCCTCTGTGGGTTTGAACTACCTCCGTGTTTTGAGGAGGAAAGGCAAGAACATTCGGATTTCCACTTGGCTGAAATGTTGCAGAAGGAAGATGCGGCAGACAGCCAAGGTCTCCTCTCAAAGGAGag GTTAGCTGAGAGGCCATGCTCCACTACACCCACACAGAAGAAGAGACTGAAGTCCTCCAAAGAAGGCAAGCATATACCTATTGATTCTTTCTTCCTCAAATGTAACAAGAAGGT TATTATTTTGGTACCTACTTTGTCATATTAACTGGGAGAAACTTACGTATATGAATTGCAGGAGAAGCTGCAGGTTGCTGTATTCGCATCCAAAGCCACTGTGCAGTTAGAAAATG GTCTTTCACTCCAGAGCCAGTACGTTGTTCCTGAAGATGTTAAAGCGGCGGGGTTTCAGATCGATGCCGATGAACTGACATCGATTGTCGAAAGCCGTGACACTGAAAGGTTGACTGTGCATGGCCAATTAGATGGAATTGCAGACAAGCTAGCGACATCGTTGACTGACGGGATAAGCACGCATGAGGACCTCTTGAATCGGAGGCAGGAAATATACGGAGTAAACAAGTTCGCTGAGAGCGAGGTCCGCAGCTTGTGGGAGTTTGTGTGGGAAGCACTGCAAGATACTACTCTTATAATCCTTGCTGCATGTGCTCTTGTCTCTTTGGCTGTTGGCGTCGCCACAGAAGGTTGGCTGAATGGCTCCCATGATGGCATTGGAATTATTGCGAGTATCCTCCTGGTTGTTTCTGTTACCGCCACAAGTAACTACCAGCAGTCCTTGCAGTTCAGGGACCTAGACAAAGAGAAGAGGAAAATTCTTGTTCAGGTTACAAGGAATGGGTTCAGACAAAGGATATTAATAGATGATCTTCTTCCGGGCGATGTCGTCCATCTGTCGGTTGGAGATCAGGTTCCTGCGGATGGTCTCTTTATTTCTGGATTTTCTGTGTTGGTCGATGAGTCCAGCCTAACCGGAGAGAGTGAGCCTGTTGATGTAAACGAAGACAAGCCTTTTCTTGTATCAGGGACCAAGGTCCTAGACGGGTCTGGTCAAATGCTGGTTACAGCAGTTGGGATGCGGACACAGTGGGGCAAACTAATGGCTGCTCTTACTGAAGGTGGGAATGATGAAACTCCACTGCAGGTTAAACTTGGTGGAGTTGCAAATATTATTGGGAAAGTTGGTCTATTTTTTGCTGTCTTAACTTTCATTGTCCTCTCCCAAGAGTTAATTGGCCAAAAATATCACGATGGGCTTCTTTTAAGCTGGTCAGGAGATGACGCGCTAGAGATACTGAATCATTTTGCGGTTGCAGTTACAATCGTTGTCGTTGCTGTGCCTGAGGGGTTGCCGTTGGCAGTCACACTGAGCCTTGCGTATGCAATGGAGAAAATGATGAATGACAAGGCACTGGTTCGGCAGTTGGCTGCGTGTGAAACTATGGGATCAGCCACTGTCATTTGCAGTGATAAGACAGGAACACTAACATCCAACCGTATGACTGTTGTTAAGGCCTGCATCTGTGGGAACACCATGGAAGTTAACGACCCACTGAGTACTTCAGAACTCCCACAAGTTGCGGTAGAAACTCTTCTAGAGTCCATATTTAATAACACTAGTGGTGATGTGGTAATTAACCAAGATGGGAAGCAAGATATAATTGGTACCCCCACTGAGGCAGCTTTGCTGGAGTTTGCACTGTCCCTAGGTGGAAACTATAAACAAAAACGGCAGGAAACTAAGATCATCAAAGTGGAGCCTTTTAGTTCAGCAAAAAAGAGGATGAGCGTTATTCTCGAGCTTCCTGGAGAACGATACCATGCACATTGTAAGGGTGCTTCAGAAATAGTACTGGCCGCCTGTGATAGGTTCATAGATGACAGAGGTACTATTGTTCCCCTTGATAGGGAAACTGCGAACAAGTTCAGTGATATCATTGAAAGCTTTTCCAGTGAAGCACTTCGGACACTCTGCCTTGCTTATAGGGTATTGGAAGATGGCGCTACGCACGAAGAAATACCGCCACAAGGATACACATTCATTGGCATTGTTGGTATTAAAGATCCTGTGCGCCCCGGTGTCAGGGAGTCTGTGGCAAGTTGCCGGTCTGCTGGCATTGCGGTAAAAATGGTTACAGGAGACAATATTAATACAGCTAAGGCGATTGCTCGTGAATGTGGTATACTTACTGATGACGGTCTTGCTATTGAGGGTGCTGAGTTTAGAGAGAAAAGCCCCAAAGAACTCCTTGAGCTGATTCCAAAAATGCAG GTACTTGCCCGATCATCCCCACTTGACAAGCATACACTTGTGAAACACTTGCGCACAACGTTCAACGAAGTTGTTGCTGTGACTGGTGATGGCACTAATGATGCACCTGCACTGCGTGAGGCAGATATTGGACTTGCCATGGGCATTGCTGGGACTGAG GTGGCTAAAGAGAGTGCTGATGTCATAATTCTTGATGACAACTTCTCCACGATTGTCACTGTCGCGAAATGGGGACGCTCTGTTTACATCAACATCCAAAAGTTTGTGCAGTTCCAGCTGACCGTTAACATTGTTGCATTACTAGTTAACTTCTCCTCCGCATGCTTTACAG GTGATGCACCACTGACAGCCGTTCAACTTCTTTGGGTTAACATGATCATGGACACCCTAGGTGCGCTAGCACTTGCCACTGAACCACCTAATGATAACTTGATGGAGAAAGCACCTGTAGGAAGGACAGGAAAATTCATCACAAACGTGATGTGGAGGAATATTCTGGGGCAATCGTTGTACCAATTCACGGTCCTCTGGTATCTGCAATCTCAAGGGAGATTTGTGTTTGGGCTTGAAGGCTCTGAGTCTGATACTGTCCTAAATACGATTATATTCAACACTTTCGTCTTCTGCCAG GTATTCAATGAGGTCAGCTCGAGAGAGATGGAGGAGATCAATGTTCTGAAGGGCTTGTCAGAgaactccattttcgtgggcgttCTCACTGGCACTGTCATCTTCCAGTTCATCCTGGTCCAGTTCCTGGGCGACTTTGCTAACACCACACCACTGACCCAGCTCCAGTGGCTCATCTGCGTCCTCTTTGGCTTCCTTGGTATGCCCGTTGCTGCTGCAATCAAGCTGATTTCCGTAGAACCCCACTCAGAAGACGACGGGTATGGAAAGTCGTAA